DNA from Acidobacteriota bacterium:
TCGTCCGAAGAGGTCGAATTCCTGGCCTCGGGGACGGGACCGTTCAGGGCCTTGCTCGACGACCTCGGTGCCTGGGACGAGGGATGGACGCCACCAGGACTGTCGCCCGTGGCGTATCTCCAGCAGATTGACGCGCTGCATGCGCGTCTGCTCGCCGTACACGGGACGCAGGCCACGCGGGAGGATCTCGGCATCCTGGCGGCCGCCGGCGCCTCGCTCGTGCTCTGCGCGCGCAGCAATCGGTGGGTCGGCAGCGGCGTACCGCCCGTGGCGGCGGCCGTCGACGCCGGCGTGTCCCTCGCCATCGGCACCGACAGCCTGGCCAGCGTGGAGGATCTCAATCTCTTCGCCGAACTGGCGTACCTGAGAACCGTGGCGCCCGAGGTGCCGGCGCCGACGTTGATCAGGGCGGCCACGCTCGGCGGGGCGCGGGCCCTGGGATGCGCCTCGCTCGGGCTGCTCGCACCGGGCGCGTCGAGCCGCGCGATCGTGCGCGTCCCTCCCGCCGGCGTGCGGGACGTGGAAGAATGGGTGGTGGCCGCAGCGTCGGACACGGCTGATCTGCGATGGCTCGACGAGATTGCCGCCGCTGTCCGCTGACGCGTGGCCACGAGACGCCGGCACCGAAACCTCCACGTCATGTTTCTCGAACGCCTCCGCACGTACCTCTCGTTCGTGCGCTTCAGCCACACGGTCTTCGCGCTGCCGTTCGCGCTTGTCGGAGCCCTGCTCGCGAGCCGCACCGTGCCGATGACGTGGGCGCGCGTGGGCTGGATCGTCCTGGCGATGGTGGCGGCCCGCAGCGCGGCGATGGCGTTCAACAGGCTCGTCGACGCGCGATGGGATGCGTTGAATCCGCGGACCGCCCAGCGCGAGATCCCGCGCGGCGCGATGTCGGCCCGCGAAGCCTGGCTGTTCCTCGCGGTAGCCGTCGTGGCGTTTCTGCTGGTGTGCGCGCAGATCAGCCGCCTGTGTCTGCTGCTCGCGCCTGTCGCGCTCGCGATCGTGTGCTGGTACTCGCTCGCCAAGCGCTACACGTGGGCGACGCAGTTCTTCCTCGGCCTTGCCATGGCCGTCGCTCCCGTGGGTGGCTGGATCGCGGCAGGCGGCACGGCGTCGTGGCAGCCTGTGTGGCTCGCGATCGCGATCGGCACATGGGTCGGTGGCTTCGACGTGCTGTATGCGTGCCAGGATGTCGACTTCGATCGTGCGCACGGCCTGCGCTCGATCCCGGTGCGGTTCGGCGTGTCGCGATCCATCGCGATCTCGCGCGTGCTGCACGTGATGACGATCGCCAGCCTGGCGATTCTCGGCGTCGTGGCCGGTCTCGGGCCCGTCCATCACGGTGGTGTGGTGCTGGTGGCGGCGCTGCTCGTCTTCGAGCAGTCGCTCGTGAGCGCGTCGGACCTCTCGCAGGTGAAGCGCGCGTTCGACATGAACGGGTGGGTGGGATTGCTGTACCTCGTCACGACAGGATTGAGTGTGTATGTCCGCTGAACCATCACGCCGGATCGTCGTGGCGATCACGGGCGCCAGCGGCGCGCTCTACGCGATGCGTACGCTCTCCGCGCTCCTGCAGCACGGTCAGCACGTGGATCTGATCGTCACCGAGTACGGGCGTCGCCTGCTCGTCGACGAGCTCGGAGCGCCGGCGCGCATCGACCGCCTGCAGTCCTATCTCGAGGAGACGTGGGGCGAAGGCGTGCGGCGCGGCGGCTGGACGCTCCACGCCAACAAGGATCTCGGGTCGCGACTGGCGAGCGGCAGTCGTGGCGCCGACGCGATGGTGATCGTCCCGTGCTCCATGAAGACGATGGCGGCGGTGGCCAACGGGCTGTCGCGATCGCTTGTCGAGCGCGCGGCAGACGTCATGCTGAAGGAGCGTCGCCAGGTGATCATCGTCCCGCGCGAGACGCCGATGAGCCTGCCGCAGCTGCGCAACATGGTGAGCTGCGCCGAAGCGGGCGCCGTGCTGCTGCCGGCGATGCCGGCGTTCTATCAACGTCCGCAGACCATTGCCGATCTCGCCGATTTCATGGCCGGACGCATCCTCTCGCTGCTGCACATCGACCACCAGCTCTATCCCGCGTGGGATCCGCCGGCGGACCGCACATGACGACGATCGGCCCGGAGCAGACGTACGGGGGCGTGAGCCCCGACACGGGGAAGGCGCCCGCGAAGATCGCGGGCATGTTCGACGCCATCGCCGGCAGGTACGATCTGCTGAACCACGTATTGAGCGGCGGCCAGGATCTCTACTGGCGCTGGCGCGCCGTGCGCCGGCTCCGCCTCACGGGCCGCGAGCGGGTGCTCGATCTGTGTACGGGCACGTGCGACGTCGCGCGCAGCATGGTGAAGCGGGGACTCGCCAGCCGCGTGCTGGGGATCGACTTCTCCGGCGAGATGCTGCGCGTGGGGCAGCGCAAGCTGCGCGCCGAAGGTCGTGATGGCGTGATCCGGTTGCTTCAGGGTGACGCGATGCGTCTGCCCGTCGCCTCCGGTTCGATGGATGCGGTGACCATCGCGTTCGGTATCCGCAACGTCCAGGACGCCCCAACGGCCCTGCACGAAGTGGCGCGCGTGCTGAAGGCTGGCGGCCGCCTCGCGATTCTCGAGTTCTCGACGCCGCGTCAGCCCGTCATCAGGGCCGCCTACCTGTGGTACTTCCGGAACGTGCTGCCCAGGCTGGGGCGCCTGATTTCGCGCCATGGCGAGGCGTACGCCTACCTGCCCGCGTCCGTGGAGAGCTTCACGCCGCCGGAGCGATTCGTGGCCGACATGCAGGCGGCGGGGCTGATTCGGTGCCAGGCCGTCCCTTTGACCCTGGGCGTCGTCTATCTGTACGTCGCGGAGCGGCCTGCGCAGTAGTGTGGTCTGCGGTCTCCGGCACCCCCTATACTTGACCCTGCCGGATGTTCATCGATCTCGAGGACCACCGACCCGAACCGCCGACCATGGATTCGGCCATGTCACGGCGCGAGGCCGTGATGATGTCGGTGTTCCTGCACGCGGCCATCTTCGCGCTCTTTCTGTTTGGCCCCCGGCTCCCGTTCATCAAGCAGTATCTGGCCCAGCAGGCTGCGGTGCAGCAGGCCGAGCAGGAGCGGTTGCAGGCGCTGGCGCAGCAACAGCGACAGCAGCAGCCGCGCTTCGTCTTCGTGCAGCCGAGGGTCGACATGCGGGCCGAGAGGCCGCGGGATACGGCGTCGCTGGCCGATCAGGACCGCGTGGCGCAGACGATGGAACGCGCGCCGAACGCCACCAACAGCCAGCCCTT
Protein-coding regions in this window:
- a CDS encoding UbiA family prenyltransferase, with the protein product MFLERLRTYLSFVRFSHTVFALPFALVGALLASRTVPMTWARVGWIVLAMVAARSAAMAFNRLVDARWDALNPRTAQREIPRGAMSAREAWLFLAVAVVAFLLVCAQISRLCLLLAPVALAIVCWYSLAKRYTWATQFFLGLAMAVAPVGGWIAAGGTASWQPVWLAIAIGTWVGGFDVLYACQDVDFDRAHGLRSIPVRFGVSRSIAISRVLHVMTIASLAILGVVAGLGPVHHGGVVLVAALLVFEQSLVSASDLSQVKRAFDMNGWVGLLYLVTTGLSVYVR
- a CDS encoding UbiX family flavin prenyltransferase → MSAEPSRRIVVAITGASGALYAMRTLSALLQHGQHVDLIVTEYGRRLLVDELGAPARIDRLQSYLEETWGEGVRRGGWTLHANKDLGSRLASGSRGADAMVIVPCSMKTMAAVANGLSRSLVERAADVMLKERRQVIIVPRETPMSLPQLRNMVSCAEAGAVLLPAMPAFYQRPQTIADLADFMAGRILSLLHIDHQLYPAWDPPADRT
- the ubiE gene encoding bifunctional demethylmenaquinone methyltransferase/2-methoxy-6-polyprenyl-1,4-benzoquinol methylase UbiE is translated as MTTIGPEQTYGGVSPDTGKAPAKIAGMFDAIAGRYDLLNHVLSGGQDLYWRWRAVRRLRLTGRERVLDLCTGTCDVARSMVKRGLASRVLGIDFSGEMLRVGQRKLRAEGRDGVIRLLQGDAMRLPVASGSMDAVTIAFGIRNVQDAPTALHEVARVLKAGGRLAILEFSTPRQPVIRAAYLWYFRNVLPRLGRLISRHGEAYAYLPASVESFTPPERFVADMQAAGLIRCQAVPLTLGVVYLYVAERPAQ